From Sceloporus undulatus isolate JIND9_A2432 ecotype Alabama chromosome 6, SceUnd_v1.1, whole genome shotgun sequence, one genomic window encodes:
- the LOC121935749 gene encoding zinc finger and SCAN domain-containing protein 23-like, which yields MTATISGLQNEILLKQGLLSVVKIEEPDLEDSVLAEGLKHVTKSPFIIQAGTSGELLRCVASQQSNDEGQETLQHWEVQWHEPRAPEVISASSPAWGNLQVPQLTLADDIEVYLSTFERVADACQWPRDQWVARLVPALSGAAQQAYTSLSMRDREDYGKVKAAILCHCSVGSETRRQRFRRFCFQEAEGPRQACGNLRELCCQWLKPEIHTKDHILELLILEQFLTILPEEMQSWVWDCRPETCAQAVDLAEEFVLKQQEAEKSDAHVIVDMKVEGEPSGEEEEEMALAGALWDVPGPQTSPGCPSQNAVESRGPIEPPCELTCILREEAEPSQEIAGAGTTSQTTECPPENSLEMSRQSWRNMDEGTSSDWEEDKHLGERDGSSEDELGLQRRRLRKRPAVLPSQTSRAKETLQETNDQASQARAFFWGEKPHQFEECGESFRAKQELALRKGIHRWERPFPCAVCGKRFTRLYHLTTHLRIHSGEKPYRCAECGKSFGDLSNCYKHQRRHRGDRPYVCDACGDSFSKQKELLAHRRTHENGRVPSVC from the exons ATGACAGCTACTATCTCAGGACTGCAGAATGAGATTCTGCTTAAACAGGGCCTGCTGTCAGTGGTGAAAATTGAGGAACCTGACCTGGAAGATTCTGTCTTAGCAGAGGGCCTGAAACATGTAACTAAATCCCCCTTTATCATCCAGGCTGGGACATCTGGAGAGCTTCTGAGATGTGTGGCATCACAACAGTCCAATGATGAAGGCCAGGAGACATTACAGCACTGGGAAGTTCAGTGGCATGAGCCAAGAGCTCCAGAAGTTATCTCAGCTTCCTCCCCTGCATGGGGCAATCTTCAAGTTCCTCAGCTCACATTGGCTGATGATATTGAGGTCTATTTGTCTACATTTGAGCGAGTGGCTGATGCCTGCCAGTGGCCCAGGGACCAATGGGTTGCCCGACTGGTGCCCGCCCTAAGTGGGGCAGCCCAGCAGGCCTATACCAGTCTCAGCATGAGAGACCGAGAAGACTATGGGAAGGTCAAAGCTGCCATTTTGTGCCACTGCAGTGTTGGGAGTGAAACCCGGAGGCAGCGCTTCAGGCGTTTTTGCTTTCAGGAGGCTGAGGGTCCCCGGCAGGCTTGTGGGAACTTGCGTGAACTTTGctgtcagtggctgaagccagagatcCACACCAAGGACCACATCTTGGAGCTGctgatcctggagcagttcctgacTATCTTGCCAGAGGAAATGCAGAGCTGGGTTTGGGATTGCCGCCCAGAGACCTGTGCCCAGGCTGTGGACCTGGCAGAGGAGTTTGTCTTGAAGCAGCAAGAGGCTGAAAAATCAGATGCCCAT GTCATTGTTGATATGAAGGTGGAAGGAGAGCCctcaggggaggaagaggaggaaatggcATTGGCTGGTGCATTGTGGGATGTCCCTGGCCCTCAGACCTCTCCTGGATGCCCCTCTCAGAATGCAGTAGAATCAAGAGGACCAATAGAACCACCATGTGAGCTGACCTGCATTCTCAGGGAAGAAGCTGAGCCTTCACAAGAAATAG CAGGTGCCGGGACTACCAGCCAAACCACCGAATGCCCTCCTGAAAACTCACTAGAGATGTCCAGGCAATCATGGAGGAATATGGATGAGGGCACTTCATCAGACTGGGAAGAGGACAAGCACTTGGGTGAGCGAGATGGCTCATCAGAAGATGAGCTTGGCCTCCAAAGACGGAGGCTAAGAAAGCGCCCAGCAGTCTTACCTTCACAGACCAGCAGGGCCAAGGAAACATTGCAGGAAACCAATGACCAGGCAAGCCAGGCAAGAGCATTCTTTTGGGGAGAGAAGCCTCATCAGTTTGAAGAGTGTGGGGAGAGCTTCCGTGCCAAGCAAGAACTTGCTTTGCGCAAAGGGATCCATAGATGGGAGAGACCCTTCCCTTGTGCTGTTTGTGGAAAGAGATTTACCCGGTTGTACCACCTCACTACTCATCTGAGGATCCACTCGGGTGAGAAACCTTACCGCTGTGCCGAGTGTGGGAAATCCTTTGGGGACCTGTCCAATTGTTACAAACATCAGCGGAGGCACCGAGGTGACAGGCCATACGTTTGTGATGCATGTGGGGATTCTTTTAGCAAACAGAAAGAACTTCTTGCTCACCGGAGAACTCACGAGAATGGAAGGGTACCTTCTGTGTGTTGA